From the Phragmitibacter flavus genome, the window GTGAAGACGTTGCAGGCGGCCGAGTTCGGCGTTGGAGTGGTTTTTGCCGTAGATGGAAAACGCGGTGTCTTCAGGTCCGATCATTCCGGGAGGCTTGGACTGGGTGGCGTTGCCGAAGAAGGCGAAGCTGATGATGACCACGACCGTGATGACGATCCAGAGGGTGCCTTGGTTTTTGCGGAGAAATTCAAGCATGGCGAAAAAAGAAAATGAGGGAGGAGTGGGAGAAACAGGGGGCGCACCTATTCACGGCGTCCGGCGGGGGTCAAGAGGGAAAGGATGCAGGCGAAAGGATAAAGGAAAAATTTATCGTGAGAGGGCGGTCGTGGGTTCCTTCGCGGGGGGGAGGGAGGAAAGTATGCTGGTATCGTTCAGCAATTTCTCCATGGCGGGATCGGATTTGATGCCGCGATCAAGGGCGTTCTTGTAGTGTTTGCGGGCGAGTTCCCAGTCGGGAGGATTGGAGGTGGCGTAGAGGACGGCGAGGTTGAAATGGGCGTCGCCGTAGTTGGGGTCGATGGCGAGGGCGCTCTTGAATTCGGTTTCGGCGCGGTCGCGATTGCCCTGGCGGGTGGTGATGATGCCAAGGTAATGATGCGCGCGGGCGTTGCCTTTGTTGCTGGCGATGCTTTTTTCGAAGTGGGTTTTGGCTTCAGCAAGTTTGTTCTGCTGGAAGAAGCAGATGCCGAGTCGGTAGAGGGCCGTTTCGTTTTGGGGATCATAGACAAGACATTTTTGCAGAAGGACTTCGGCCTCTTCAAACTGGCGGGCGTGGAGTTTCAAACCGGCGAGATTGGTGAGCGCGTTGAGATTTTTCGGATTGGCGCGCAGGGCATCTTGATAGGCCCACTCGGCACCTTTGTAGTCGGAATTGCGCATCGCTTCACTGGCTTTGGCCATGAGGGCGTCTTCGTCCATGTCGCCGCTGTTGTTGTTGGCGGGGGCAGGAGTGGGGGCGGCGGGGTTCTCACCGGTTGGGGTTTTCACCTGATCGGCCGCGGCCTGGGTGGCGGGCGAGTTGGCTTCGAGGGTGGCGTAGACGCCGCCGCTGGTGGCAAGGATTTCCTTGAGTTCTGGCTCAGTGAAGAGGGATTCTTCTTCGACGGTGATGCGGATTCTGCCGGCGGTCATGTCTTCGAGGTTTTCGATGAGAACGCCGGAGGCACCTTCGAGCTTTTTCATTTCGGCGATGACGATTTCCTTGGCCTGCAACTGGCGCTGCTGCTGGCGAAGCTGACGCATGATGATGTTGCGGAGGGCCTGGTTTTCCTCGGCGGCGCGGGCGACTTCGGGCCCAGCTTCGGCTTTGGCTTTTTCGTCGGCAGGGGCTTTGGCGAGCTTGGCGTTAACTTCCTTGAGCTGGACGGTGAGTTCGGCGACCTGGCCTTGATAGGCGGTGTTTTCCTGGCGGAGTTTGGTCAACTCCGACTGAATGCCGGTGATCTGGGTGCGGAGGGAGGCGATTTCCTGGTCTTTTTTGGTGCCTTCGGCGCGCAGGGTTTCAACTTGTTTGCGGGCGCCATCGAGTTCTTTTTTGAGGCGGGTGTTGTCGGCGATGAGTTTTTTCAGTTCATCGGAAGCCGGTGCGCTGGTGCCTTTTTTGGCTTCGGCGAGGTCTTTTTCGAGGGCCTTGTTACGGGCAAACAAATCGTCTTTTTCTTTTTGCAGCGTATCGAGGGATTTGCCGCTTTCGATAAACTGATCGTTGCGGGTCTTGAGCATGTCGCTGACCATCTGGGCTTCGGCGCGGAGTCGTTCGACTTCCTTTCTGGCGGCTTCGTCCTTCGCGCCTTGCTGCTGGGTGGATTCGGCGAGGCGACGCTGCAGGTCGTCGGACTGTTTTTTGAGGAGGTCGATGTCCTGCTGGGCGCGGTTGCGTTCACGAACGGCGTTGGTGTAGCCATCTTCGTAGACTTTCAGTTTGGATTGCAGCTCGTTGATGGTTTGGTCCTTGGCCTGGAACTGCTGGTTGAGGTAATCAAGCGGGTTGCCGGTGGGAGCACCGGGCATTGGCGCAGGAGCTGGTTGCATGATTCCAGGGGCGGCGGGCGCGGGCGACATGGGCATGCCGGGGGACGGAAGAGCTGGGGTGGAAGAAGGAGCGGACTGGCCACGAAGTTTGGCGATGGAACGCTCGATCATGCCGAGGCGGTAATTGACCACCTCGGGCTGCCAGTCGGGATAGTTTTGCGCGATGGCGGCGATGGCCTGCTGGGCTTGCTGGAATTTGGCGAGGGCACCGTTGACGTCGCCAGCTTGTTCAAGCTTTTCGGCTTCGGATTTGAGGTTGAAGCCACGCAGGAAGAGATCGCCAGCGCTGTTGTTGGATTGGGCGCTCAACATCAACAGGCCTGACGCCAGCCAGAGGGTCAGTGTGAGAAGGATATTTGGCATTTTTTGAAACATCGGATGGTGAGAATAACCTGTGATGGGGAAATTGTCCATGTTCTCCGTGCGCTGGAAGGGCCATTTCAGGCGGAAATGACGCGAAAACGGGTGGTTTGGCGGCGGAAGGCGCGCTTGGGGAGGAATGAGAGGCGATGCTGGCGATTTGACGGCGGCAATCGCAAATGCGCATTGCGGCGAATCTTTTGCTTTGAGGATGGCACATTTTACGCGTGACTGTAGCAGTCGGATCGAAGTCAATACTACGGTCGACGTTGTATCTTTGTGAAAATCCAGAGGACGCAATTTTTTAAGCTTGCCTACCCGCTCATCCGTGGGAAATACTTCGATCATCTTAATCTTTCGGATGCCAGTCTCATCCGCAACAGTGCGACCGCCCGAGGACGTTCAACGTTCCTTCAGGGCGGTTTTTCGTTTCAAACCACCGGTCAAAAACAACCATTAACCAGCAATCACGCGCCCATGCTCCACGAAGCCGTCCTCCCCTCTGAAGCCGCCCTGCTAACCACCCCAACCGAACGCGCTGACTGGCAGCAGAACGGTGACCGAAACGCCCGCAAACCGGGAGGAAAAAACAAAACACGAGCGACGCAGTCCCAGTTGCGCTCGACCCTGACGTCCGGTGCCCGGGCGAAGACTTTTGTGTTGGATACCAATGTGCTTCTGCATGATCCGGCCTGTTTGCAGCGCTTTGAGGACAATGAGGTGTGCATTCCGGTGGATGTGTTGAGCGAACTGGATCGCTTCAAGGCGGAACCGAGCGAGCGCGGTGCGAATGCCCGTGAAGCCCACCGGTTGCTGACCAAGGCATTTGCCCAACAGCCTGCGGAGAACGTGCTGGCCGGCGTGCCGACGCCTGGTGGTGGCAAGGTGAGACTGGTGGTCTTTGATACGAATGAGGCGATGACCAATCCGGTGCTGATGAAGTTTCAGCGGGTGTTTCATGACCTCGATAAAATGGATCACCGCATTCTTGCCTGTGCCTTGTGGCTTGGTCAGCAGACGGGCACTCCGGCGATTTTGGTGAGCAAGGACCTCAACATGCAGCTCAAGGCCCGCGCGGTGGGGGTTCCTTGTGAGGATTATCTTCATGACAAAGTCGAGGCCAAGGAGGTTTCGCACATGGAACTGGCCATGGTGACCGTCACGCAGCATGAGTTGCAGCGGTTCGCCAGCAGTGGCGTGCTGTCGATCGATGCGCGCAAGACGGCGTCGTTGGTGGTGAATGAATACGTGCTGCTATCGGCAGGGGAGAAAAACACCATGCCAGCGAGATTCACGGCGACCGGAGAGTTTGCGAGATTGCATGTGCCGGAGAGCCTGCGGGTGATGAATGGTCGCGCAATCAAATCGATGAACCTTGGTCAGGCCTGTTTGCTGGATGCGTTGATGAATCCGGACATTGCGCTGGTGACCTGCTACGGACAAGCCGGGACGGGCAAGACCTTGCTGGCCTGTGCGGCGGGGCTTTCGCAGGTGATGGCGCAGGGGTATACAGGGTTGACAGTCAGTCGTCCGATTGTGGCGATGGGCCAGGGCATCGGCTTCCTTCCTGGAAGTTTGCAGGAGAAAATGCGCCCCTGGTTGCAACCGGTTTATGATGCGCTGGACTTGCTGACCCGCCCGGTGGCGGATGCGAATTTCAGCAAAAAGAAAACATCCAAACACAACAACGCGCGGCCTGATGCAGCCCCTTCGATGCATGCAGCCGTGAGTGCGCCTTATGATCCCTTGATCCAGTCGGGGGTGATTGAGATTGAAGCGTTGTGTTACATCCGCGGTCGCAGTATTCCTGACCGTTTCTTCATCCTGGATGAGGCGCAGCAGTTGACGCCGCTGGAAGCGAAAACGGTGGTGACGAGGATGTCGCGCGGCAGCAAGTTGGTGCTGGTGGGCGATCCGGCGCAGATCGACAATCCGTATGTGGACAGCCGCAGCAATGGTTTGGTTTACACGCGTCAGCGCATGCGTGGTCAGCCTTTCGCGGCGCACATTCCGCTCAGCAAAGGCGAGCGGAGTCCGCTGGCCGAAGCAGGGGCGAGGTTGCTGTAGGGAAGCGATTTCGTTGGTCGCGAGACGGCTCGATGATTTTTGATATGGCTGAAAAGACCTTGCCGCTTAAGATGCTGTTATCTGGCTCCCTATCTTCGATGGTGGGAGCCAGTGAGAGGGCGTATGAAGAGTTGTTTGAGACTCTGAGTCAACTATTGATGGAATGGCGACCGGATGATGGTGATCTGGGTGCGTGTGTCGTGGCGATTTATCACGCCGAAAGTAAGTGCTTCCTACAGGTAGGTGGGATCGAGGATAGTGAGCGCAATTACATGGTGGTCACGACGTTGAATGAAGTCCTGGGAGATTTGCTAGAGGGATTTGTAGGCGAAGGTGAAGAAATTAATGAACCGGTGGCGCGGTTTTTATCTGGAACACTGGCCTCTGAGTTGGTGCGAATGCACTTCAAAATGGAGAATTAAGCCGGGAAGGAATATCGAGCTAGCCGCCCCGTCAATTGCAGAGGAAATATCTCAATAGCGCCATTCGACAATCTCATTGATGTCGAGGGTTCGGCAGCGGGCGTTGCCGATCTGCCCGTGGAGGGGGAGGTGGTAATGGCCGCAATACCAGGCTTTGAGGGGGTGGTTGGCTTTCAACAGGGCTTCACCCAGTTGATGATGTTGTTGAATTTCGGACTGGAGATCCTTGTGAAGGTTTTTGTCACGGGCGTGCCAGCCATTGAGGAACGGAGCTTTCGGCGTCAGGCCGGTCCATGGGCCACCAGCGTGGGTGATCAAGATGGAAATGGGTTCGTCGGGAAGTTCTCCGTTCCAATCGAAGATTTCGTCGCGCCACCAGTCGATGTCGCGAGTGCGGGAAGTTCGGTCGACACTATGGGCACCGCCCCAGCAGAAGATGGTTTCATCGTGCAGTGAGAGCACGGTGCCGTCCTTGACCAGCGATAAACCATCGTATTGGCGACCATCAAACCAGTCTCGGCGGTCATGGGTTCCGCGGATGGCGAAGATCCGGTTGTTGCGGGCGGACACGGCGGAGCCGAGCCTGCGCAGGATGGATTCATCGCTTTTCCAATCGCGAAATCCAACGCCCAAATCGCCGACCTGGATGATGTCGCCTCCCTCCACGACGTCCGACCAGAGGCGCAGGGCTTCAAAATCCCCGTGCACATCGCCACAGAAATAAAGAGGTCGTTCTGCGGTATCAGGGTTCATTCGGGAAAGGTGAATTGGATGAGGCATTTGGTGTGCCAGCAGTGCAACTTTTGAGTCGGTGCGTGCATGTAGCGGCAGGGGCAGGCTGTGACCATTGGCTGCGGGTTCCGGTAAATAATTTTCGAAAATCGCTGCAACGTCACACCAGTCTTAACGTTTAACGCGGACAGTGACGGGTTTCCTCCCGAGCTTTTTAGATCAGATCATTCAAACCAAATACTGAACTAATCGAATCAAACTAACCAAAACAAACCAAAACAAAACAGACCAAACATGAAATCCATCTTTATCATCAGTGCCCTTGCTCTCAGTGTTTCTTTCGGCTTCAGCGCAGAAGGCGACAAACCCGCCGGTGACAAACCAGCACCTGACTTTGAAAAAATGTTCACCAAAAAAGACGCCAATGGCGACGGCAAGCTCTCCAAGGAAGAATTTTTGAAGGGTGCCAAAGACGCCGAGAAAGCGGAAAAACAATTTGGTCGTATGGACAAAGACTCCAGCGGCGACCTCAGCAAAGAAGAATTCGTCAAGCGCGGCCCTGGCAAGAAAAAAGAAGCAAAGTAATTCTTTCTTCACCAGAGCTTCGATTCAATAGACCGTGTTCTCCATTGAGGAGGATGCGGTTTTTTATTGATTGATTGAGAGGCGATGAGGACGTCGTATTGCTGAATCACTTTCGCCCATGCCTGCTCCACAACCTGATCCGATAGATCCTGCCGACTTGCCAGCGCTGGCTCTTGCAACGATGCGAGCCGCCAAGTTTCCCATGTTAGCGACCGTGGATGACGGGCAGCCAAGGGTGCGTCCGGTTTCGCCGGTGAGAACGGAGGCGTTTGTTGTGTATGTGGCCAACTTGCGGAGTTATCACAAAACGGGGGAGATCGAAAAGAATTCCCGGGTGGAACTTTGCTACCTGGATTCGGAGCACAACCAGGTGCGCATCACCGCAATGGCAGAAGTGGTTGAAGATCGGGCCGTCATTGATGACATCTGGCAAAGCAACGCATTATTGCGAGCCTATCTGGGACAGCCGGACAACCCGCAATTGGTCTTGTATCGGATGCTGCCAAAACGGGTGCGCTACATGAAAGAGTGGGCGCTGGAGTATCACGAAGTGCCTTTCGCAATCTCAGTCCGAACCTAAACGTTTCATGATTCGTCCGCACCATCGGAGGCATGTTTTGGCCTTCGACGCAGTCGTCGTGGACTGCGGAGACCTGTCGCCGCTCTAGGGGGCGCAGCCTGCTGCGCTGCGGTTTGCGCATGAACCGGCAGGCCGGTTTTGGAACAGCGGCGACAGGCCGCAGCAGTCCAGGGCGCTTCGCGCGCGGACCTGACGGCGTGCCAATGGGAGGGTCAAGCTAGCATGGTGGCGTCGTCGGCACTGCATTCGTCGGGTGCCTGGATGTCGTGTGCGTGAATTTGATAGTCGACATTGCCGATGCGCAATGTGGCACCAGGTTGCATCCAGGTGAGGGACTGATTAGCTTCATCGTGCAACAGATCCTGCCACCAGAATTGACCGCCGATGCGATGCACGCGGGCGATCGGAGTGGTGGTTTCATCTGGGCGGAA encodes:
- a CDS encoding tetratricopeptide repeat protein encodes the protein MPNILLTLTLWLASGLLMLSAQSNNSAGDLFLRGFNLKSEAEKLEQAGDVNGALAKFQQAQQAIAAIAQNYPDWQPEVVNYRLGMIERSIAKLRGQSAPSSTPALPSPGMPMSPAPAAPGIMQPAPAPMPGAPTGNPLDYLNQQFQAKDQTINELQSKLKVYEDGYTNAVRERNRAQQDIDLLKKQSDDLQRRLAESTQQQGAKDEAARKEVERLRAEAQMVSDMLKTRNDQFIESGKSLDTLQKEKDDLFARNKALEKDLAEAKKGTSAPASDELKKLIADNTRLKKELDGARKQVETLRAEGTKKDQEIASLRTQITGIQSELTKLRQENTAYQGQVAELTVQLKEVNAKLAKAPADEKAKAEAGPEVARAAEENQALRNIIMRQLRQQQRQLQAKEIVIAEMKKLEGASGVLIENLEDMTAGRIRITVEEESLFTEPELKEILATSGGVYATLEANSPATQAAADQVKTPTGENPAAPTPAPANNNSGDMDEDALMAKASEAMRNSDYKGAEWAYQDALRANPKNLNALTNLAGLKLHARQFEEAEVLLQKCLVYDPQNETALYRLGICFFQQNKLAEAKTHFEKSIASNKGNARAHHYLGIITTRQGNRDRAETEFKSALAIDPNYGDAHFNLAVLYATSNPPDWELARKHYKNALDRGIKSDPAMEKLLNDTSILSSLPPAKEPTTALSR
- a CDS encoding EF-hand domain-containing protein, with the translated sequence MKSIFIISALALSVSFGFSAEGDKPAGDKPAPDFEKMFTKKDANGDGKLSKEEFLKGAKDAEKAEKQFGRMDKDSSGDLSKEEFVKRGPGKKKEAK
- a CDS encoding pyridoxamine 5'-phosphate oxidase family protein; amino-acid sequence: MPAPQPDPIDPADLPALALATMRAAKFPMLATVDDGQPRVRPVSPVRTEAFVVYVANLRSYHKTGEIEKNSRVELCYLDSEHNQVRITAMAEVVEDRAVIDDIWQSNALLRAYLGQPDNPQLVLYRMLPKRVRYMKEWALEYHEVPFAISVRT
- a CDS encoding PhoH family protein, with protein sequence MLHEAVLPSEAALLTTPTERADWQQNGDRNARKPGGKNKTRATQSQLRSTLTSGARAKTFVLDTNVLLHDPACLQRFEDNEVCIPVDVLSELDRFKAEPSERGANAREAHRLLTKAFAQQPAENVLAGVPTPGGGKVRLVVFDTNEAMTNPVLMKFQRVFHDLDKMDHRILACALWLGQQTGTPAILVSKDLNMQLKARAVGVPCEDYLHDKVEAKEVSHMELAMVTVTQHELQRFASSGVLSIDARKTASLVVNEYVLLSAGEKNTMPARFTATGEFARLHVPESLRVMNGRAIKSMNLGQACLLDALMNPDIALVTCYGQAGTGKTLLACAAGLSQVMAQGYTGLTVSRPIVAMGQGIGFLPGSLQEKMRPWLQPVYDALDLLTRPVADANFSKKKTSKHNNARPDAAPSMHAAVSAPYDPLIQSGVIEIEALCYIRGRSIPDRFFILDEAQQLTPLEAKTVVTRMSRGSKLVLVGDPAQIDNPYVDSRSNGLVYTRQRMRGQPFAAHIPLSKGERSPLAEAGARLL